In Haloplanus rubicundus, one DNA window encodes the following:
- a CDS encoding potassium channel family protein: MTAASTGGDRSARDVVRFYLLDHRTPLGKVIDVGLLALNLVFVGVFVAETYALSPATDALLWELEVAIALVFLVEYVLRLYGARSRVAEFFNGYTMVDLLAILPTLAVLVLPLSAVGVNISFLRVVRVVRVLRFYRFTRDAEFFFGTVTDNTLRAVKLLLTVLVIFFVSAGLFYSAENAANPGVNTFGDAFYYTVVTLSTVGFGDILPVTTAGRWVTVATILAGIIIIPWQASKIVKEWGHKGKVNVTCPECGLAYHDVDASHCKACGHVIYQELDSRE; the protein is encoded by the coding sequence GACCGGCGGTGACCGTAGCGCTCGCGACGTGGTGCGCTTTTACCTGCTGGACCACCGGACGCCCCTCGGGAAAGTGATCGACGTGGGGCTGCTGGCGCTGAACCTGGTGTTCGTCGGGGTGTTCGTCGCGGAGACGTACGCGCTGTCGCCGGCGACCGACGCCCTGCTCTGGGAACTGGAAGTCGCCATCGCCCTCGTGTTCCTCGTCGAGTACGTCCTCCGGCTGTACGGCGCGCGGAGCCGCGTGGCGGAGTTTTTCAACGGCTACACGATGGTCGATCTGCTGGCGATCCTGCCGACGCTCGCGGTGCTCGTCCTGCCGCTCTCGGCGGTCGGGGTGAACATCAGCTTCCTGCGGGTGGTTCGGGTGGTGCGTGTCCTGCGGTTCTACCGCTTCACCCGCGACGCGGAGTTTTTCTTCGGCACCGTCACCGACAACACCCTCCGGGCGGTCAAACTCCTCCTCACGGTGCTGGTCATCTTCTTCGTCTCCGCCGGGCTCTTCTACAGCGCCGAAAACGCGGCGAACCCGGGCGTGAACACCTTCGGCGACGCGTTCTACTACACTGTCGTCACCCTCTCGACGGTCGGCTTCGGCGACATCCTCCCCGTCACGACGGCGGGTCGGTGGGTGACCGTGGCGACCATCCTCGCCGGCATCATCATCATTCCGTGGCAGGCGAGCAAGATCGTCAAGGAGTGGGGACACAAGGGGAAGGTGAACGTCACCTGCCCGGAGTGTGGGCTCGCGTACCACGACGTCGACGCCTCCCACTGCAAGGCCTGCGGGCACGTCATCTACCAGGAGCTCGACTCGCGGGAGTGA
- a CDS encoding cold-shock protein — MANGKVDFFNDTGGYGFIETEDADDDVFFHMEDVGGEDLTEGTEIEFDIEQAPKGPRATNVVRV; from the coding sequence ATGGCAAACGGTAAGGTTGATTTCTTCAACGACACTGGCGGCTACGGTTTCATCGAGACTGAGGATGCTGACGACGACGTTTTCTTCCACATGGAGGACGTTGGCGGTGAGGATCTGACGGAAGGGACCGAGATCGAATTCGACATCGAACAGGCCCCCAAGGGCCCGCGCGCGACGAACGTCGTTCGCGTCTAA